A part of Drosophila bipectinata strain 14024-0381.07 chromosome 3L, DbipHiC1v2, whole genome shotgun sequence genomic DNA contains:
- the Nrx-IV gene encoding neurexin-4 isoform X3, translated as MVRKIATMGRMHTDEFVTEYIVQYSDDGEFWRSYVNPTSEPQMFKGNSDGNSIHYNVFEVPIIAQWVRINPTRWHDRISMRVELYGCEYISENLYFNGTGLVRYKLREPIASLKESIRFRFKTAFANGVMMYSRGTQGDYYALQLKDNKMVLNLNLGSKIMTSLSVGSLLDDNVWHDVVISRNQRDIIFSVDRVIVREKIKGEFSRLNLNRELYLGGVPNVQEGLIVQQNFSGCLENIYFNSTNFIRSMKDSYELGEAYLFEKVNTIYACPSPPIYPVTFTTRGSFVRLKGYENSQRLNVSFFFRTYEEKGVMLHHDFYSGGYIKVFLEYGKVKIDLKAKDRPRIILDNYDEAFNDGKWHSFIVSIERNRLVLNIDQRPMTTTKNLQIATGAQYYIAGGKDKYGFVGCMRLISVDGNYKLPQDWVQGQEVCCGDEVVVDACQMIDRCNPNPCQHKGVCHQNSMEFFCDCAHTGYAGAVCHTSNNPLSCQALKNVQHVQQRVNLNIDVDGSGPLEPFPVTCEFYSDGRVITTLSHSQEHTTTVNGFSEPGSFEQSIMYDANQLQIEALLNRSQSCWQRLSYSCRSSRLFNSPSEAGNFRPFSWWISRNNQPMDYWAGALPGSRKCECGILGKCHDPTKWCNCDSNSLEWMEDGGDIREKEYLPVRAVKFGDTGTPLDEKMGRYTLGPLRCEGDDLFSNVVTFRIADASINLPPFDMGHSGDIYLEFRTTQENAVLFHATGPTDYIKLSLNGGNQLQFQYQAGSGPLGVNVGTSYHLNDNNWHTVSVERNRKEARLVVDGSIKAEVREPPGPVRALHLTSDLVIGATTEYRDGYVGCIRALLLNGKMVDLKDYSKRGLYGISTGCVGRCESSPCLNNGTCIERYDGYSCDCRWSAFKGPICADEIGVNLRSSSIIRYEFEGSFRSTIAENIRVGFTTTIPKGFLLGFSSNLTGEYLTIQISNSGHLRCVFDFGFERQEIIFPKKHFGLGQYHDMHFMRKNGGSTVVLKVDNYEPVEYNFDIKASADAQFNNIQYMYIGKNESMTDGFVGCVSRVQFDDIYPLKLMFQQNPPKNVKSLGTQLTEDFCGVEPVTHPPIEIETRPPPLVDEEKLRKAYNEVNSVLLAILLVILFLLLVLMFFLIGRYLHRHKGDYLTHEDQGADGADDPDDAVLHSTTGHQVRKRQEIFI; from the exons ATGGTGCGCAAGATCGCCACCATGGGACGCATGCACACGGATGAGTTCGTGACGGAGTATATCGTTCAGTATTCGGATGATGGTGAATTCTGGCGCTCGTACGTGAATCCCACGAGTGAGCCGCAG ATGTTCAAGGGTAACTCCGACGGCAACTCGATCCACTACAATGTCTTTGAGGTTCCCATCATTGCCCAGTGGGTGAGAATCAATCCCACCCGCTGGCACGATCGCATCTCCATGCGAGTGGAGCTCTACGGCTGTGAATATA TTTCGGAGAACCTCTACTTCAACGGCACTGGCCTTGTGCGCTACAAACTGCGAGAGCCCATCGCCTCCCTGAAGGAGTCCATCCGGTTCCGCTTCAAGACCGCCTTCGCCAACGGCGTGATGATGTACTCCCGCGGCACCCAAGGAGACTACTACGCCCTGCAGCTGAAGGACAACAAGATGGTGTTGAATCTCAACTTGGGATCCAAGATCATGACTTCCCTGTCCGTTGGCAGTTTGTTGGACGACAATGTGTGGCACGACGTGGTCATTTCAAGGAACCAGCGCGACATCATCTTCTCGGTAGATCGAGTTATAGTGCGAGAAAAGATCAAGGGCGAGTTTAGCCGACTGAACCTGAATCGGGAGTTGTACCTCGGTGGAGTGCCCAACGTCCAGGAGGGCTTGATCGTCCAGCAGAACTTCTCGGGTTGCCTGGAGAACATTTACTTCAATTCCACCAACTTTATTCGCTCCATGAAGGACAGCTATGAGCTAGGCGAGGCCTATCTCTTCGAGAAGGTGAACACCATCTATGCGTGCCCGTCGCCGCCCATTTATCCGGTTACCTTCACCACCCGAGGCTCCTTTGTGCGCCTGAAGGGCTACGAGAACTCGCAGCGCCTGAATGTGTCTTTCTTCTTCCGGACATACGAGGAGAAGGGAGTGATGCTGCACCACGACTTCTACTCCGGGGGCTACATCAAGGTGTTCCTCGAGTATGGCAAGGTCAAGATCGACCTCAAGGCGAAGGACAGACCGCGAATCATACTGGACAACTACGATGAGGCCTTTAACGACGGCAAGTGGCACTCTTTTATTGTGTCCATCGAAAGGAACCGCTTGGTCTTGAATATCGACCAGCGCCCGATGACCACGACCAAGAATCTGCAGATCGCCACAGGAGCACAATACTACATAGCCGGCGGAAAGGACAAGTACGGATTTGTGGGCTGCATGCGTCTGATTTCGGTGGATGGAAACTACAAGCTGCCTCAGGATTGGGTGCAGGGCCAGGAGGTTTGTTGCGGCGATGAGGTGGTGGTGGATGCCTGCCAGATGATTGATCGCTGCAACCCCAATCCCTGCCAGCACAAGGGCGTCTGCCACCAGAACTCCATGGAGTTCTTCTGCGACTGTGCCCACACAGGCTATGCCGGCGCTGTTTGTCATACTT CCAACAACCCACTGTCTTGCCAGGCCCTCAAGAATGTCCAGCATGTGCAGCAGCGTGTCAATCTGAACATCGATGTGGATGGCAGTGGTCCTCTGGAGCCTTTCCCAGTTACTTGCGAGTTCTATT CCGACGGAAGAGTCATCACGACCTTAAGCCACAGCCAGGAGCACACCACCACCGTCAATGGCTTCTCCGAGCCGGGCTCCTTTGAGCAGTCCATCATGTACGATGCCAACCAACTTCAAATCGAAGCCCTGCTGAATCGCTCCCAGAGCTGCTGGCAGCGATTGAGCTACTCCTGCCGCTCCTCCCGACTCTTCAACTCACCCT CCGAGGCTGGCAACTTCCGCCCCTTCTCGTGGTGGATCTCACGAAACAACCAGCCCATGGACTATTGGGCGGGTGCTCTTCCCGGCTCTAGGAAATGCGAGTGTGGTATTCTGGGCAAGTGCCATGACCCCACCAAGTGGTGCAACTGCGATTCGAACAGTCTGGAATGGATGGAGGATGGTGGCGACATTCGGGAAAAGGAGTATCTGCCGGTCAGAGCAGTGAAATTCGGAGACACGGGTACCCCACTGGATGAGAAAATGGGACGCTATACCCTGGGTCCCCTGCGCTGCGAGGGTGATGATCTGTTCAGCAACGTGGTGACTTTCAGGATTGCAGATGCCTCCATTAACCTGCCACCCTTCGATATGGGACACTCGGGTGACATTTACCTGGAATTCCGCACGACTCAGGAAAATGCAGTACTCTTCCATGCCACTGGACCCACGGACTACATAAAGCTCAGCTTGAATGGCGGCAACCAGCTGCAGTTCCAGTACCAGGCGGGAAGCGGCCCGCTGGGAGTTAATGTGGGCACCAGCTACCATCTGAACGACAACAACTGGCACACGGTGAGTGTGGAGCGCAACCGGAAGGAGGCCCGTCTAGTGGTCGATGGATCCATCAAGGCCGAAGTTCGGGAGCCGCCAGGCCCAGTGCGAGCTCTCCACCTGACCTCAGATTTGGTGATTGGCGCAACCACTGAATACCGCGATGGGTATGTGGGCTGTATTCGTGCTTTGCTGCTTAACGGAAAGATGGTGGACCTGAAGGATTACTCCAAGCGGGGTCTCTACGGCATCAGCACTGGATGTGTAGGCCGCTGCGAGTCAAGTCCCTGCCTCAACAATGGCACCTGCATTGAGCGTTACGATGGTTACAGCTGCGATTGTCGTTGGAGCGCCTTCAAGGGACCCATTTGCGCCGATG AGATTGGTGTCAACTTGCGTTCTAGTTCGATTATCCGCTACGAGTTTGAGGGATCCTTCCGCTCCACCATTGCCGAAAACATTCGCGTAGGCTTCACCACCACAATTCCCAAGGGATTCCTGTTGGGATTCTCTTCCAACCTTACTGGCGAATATCTGACCATACAGATTTCCAACTCAG GACACTTGCGCTGTGTATTTGACTTTGGCTTTGAGCGTCAGGAAATCATTTTCCCGAAGAAACATTTTGGCTTGGGGCAGTACCACGACATGCACTTTATGCGAAAGAATGGCGGGTCCACAGTCGTGTTAAAGGTGGACAACTACGAGCCTGTGGAGTACAATTTCGACATCAAGGCATCAGCGGATGCTCAGTTCAATAACATTCAGTACATGTACATTGGCAAGAACGAGTCCATGACCGATGGCTTTGTGGGTTGTGTGTCGCGAGTGCAGTTCGATGATATCTATCCTCTAAAGCTGATGTTCCAGCAGAATCCTCCGAAAAATGTCAAGTCGTTGGGCA CGCAATTAACGGAAGACTTTTGTGGAGTCGAGCCAGTGACGCATCCTCCCATCGAAATCGAGACCAGGCCACCACCTCTGGTGGACGAGGAGAAGCTGCGTAAGGCTTACAACGAAGTGAATTCCGTTCTGCTAGCCA TTCTTCTTGTTATCCTCTTCCTGCTCCTGGTTCTCATGTTCTTCCTCATCGGTCGCTACTTGCACCGACACAAAGGTGACTATTTGACGCATGAGGATCAAGGCGCCGATGGGGCCGACGATCCGGATGATGCTGTCCTCCACTCAACCACTGGCCATCAAGTCAGAAAGCGGCAGGAGATCTTCATCTAA
- the LOC108124872 gene encoding uncharacterized protein, with amino-acid sequence MFDITWLPTACGSLAPALIPPAHIVILWYFWENYARYVDRHFCTCSCWDTVFKGPYESGVAAYKHMYFNATPNTFKMWMLTVFAVIALYECIKRLIALILQQRVRYSMLLLFLLSIFSHYYAWWAYINYYNDDYYNQWNHQLFFTVTELISTVLVMHLANTTNTVTPKKVFCIVGIALLHILASSFDQFFLNVVRGEGYAHQIVRDIGFMVPDLLQLFVPVWLLRQTRRESYSTRPFYRDRKLHRDIVAMLCLVSLLFVICTVL; translated from the exons ATGTTCGACATCACCTGGCTGCCCACGGCATGCGGCTCCTTGGCTCCGGCTCTCATTCCGCCAGCCCACATTGTCATCCTATGGTACTTCTGGGAGAACTATGCCCGCTACGTGGACCGGCACTTTTGCACCTGCTCCTGCTGGGACACCGTCTTCAAGGGCCCCTACGAGTCGGGGGTGGCCGCCTACAAGCACATGTACTTCAACGCCACGCCCAACACTTTTAAGATGTGGATGCTGACCGTCTTTGCGGTGATTGCCCTGTATGAGTGCATCAAGCGGCTAATCGCCCTGATCCTGCAGCAGCGCGTGCGGTACTCGATGCTGCTCCTCTTCCTGCTCTCCATCTTCTCCCACTACTATGCCTGGTGGGCGTACATCAACTACTACAACGATGACTACTACAATCAGTGGAACCATCAGCTCTTCTTTACG GTTACGGAGCTTATCTCAACAGTTCTGGTGATGCATTTGGCCAACACAACAAACACGGTGACCCCTAAGAAAGTCTTCTGCATCGTGGGCATCGCCCTGCTGCACATCCTGGCCAGCAGCTTCGACCAGTTCTTCCTCAATGTGGTGCGCGGGGAGGGTTATGCCCACCAAATAGTGCGAGATATCGGATTCATGGTGCCGGATCTGCTGCAGCTCTTCGTTCCGGTGTGGCTCCTCCGGCAGACTCGCAGGGAAAGCTACTCGACGCGGCCGTTCTACCGGGATCGAAAACTGCACCGGGACATTGTGGCTATGTTGTGCCTGGTGTCGCTGCTATTTGTGATCTGCACGGTTTTGTGA